In a single window of the Oscarella lobularis chromosome 2, ooOscLobu1.1, whole genome shotgun sequence genome:
- the LOC136183847 gene encoding uncharacterized protein isoform X1: MASTHLILSLSLVVSFLYPIPVSTSCETRPNIYCVVDRNDSAQAYCGRRDEWIETGNLYSISYLQNLPCAVSVESLATLQAQQEADIIDDSCLPAESETRKNVFIDYGVQQVIVLCSPYFRAEIQNQQEAYTLLASSENNNNNCNCLKRAAAMWSLGLIDPSEYTYKCKNDFGMLVQSATGENITTNLCNTSSPCISAEWRIEMRWNTSDDLDLIIRDPNNDFCFYANQSDSTICTGNSSAFTWKITTGPNVQSGGEIEYATISLREGVPDSSLQFFVYVHKVDETRLNIPVEVTWFLGGIQLGSVTTEPADSAPTPKDTWLGILDLSEETPNFPSVSFTTFSS, encoded by the exons ATGGCTTCAACCCACCTcatcctctctctctcacttgTCGTCAGTTTCCTCTACCCAATTCCTGTGTCTACAAGCTGCGAAACGCGACCGAATATCTACTGCGTTGTCGACAGGAA TGACAGTGCACAAGCTTACTGCGGTCGACGCGATGAATGGATAGAAACTGGAAACCTCTACAGCATTTCGTACCT CCAAAACCTGCCGTGTGCGGTGTCTGTTGAGTCTCTGGCTACATTGCAAGCCCAACAAGAAGC GGATATTATTGATGATTCTTGCCTTCCTGCTGAGTCTGAAACGAGGAA GAACGTCTTCATAGACTACGGTGTTCAGCAGGTCATCGTTCT GTGCAGTCCGTATTTCCGTGccgaaattcaaaatcagCAAGAGGCGTACACTCTCTT AGCCAGTTCGGAAAATAACAACAATAACTGCAATTGTCTAAAGAGAGCCGCGGCCATGTGGAGCCTGGGATTAATTGATCCAAGCGAGTACACTTACAAGTGCAAGAACGACTTTGGAATGCTTGTTCAATCAGCTACAGGAGAAAATATTACAACCA ACTTGTGTAACACGAGCTCTCCTTGCATAAGCGCTGAATGGAGAATCGAAATGCGCTGGAATACCAGTGATGATTTGGATCTTATCATTAGAGATCCTAATAATGACTTCTGCTTCTATGCCAATCAAAGTGACTCGACGATTTGCACTGGAAATTCGTCCGCTTTTACGTGGAAAATTACAACAGGGCCAAACGTCCAATCTGGAGGTGAAATTGAATATGCAACAA TTTCACTTCGCGAGGGAGTACCTGATTCCTCGCTGCAATTTTTTGTGTACGTTCACAAGGTGGACGAAACACGTTTGAACATACCTGTTGAAGTCACGTGGTTCCTGGGCGGGATTCAATTGGGAAGTGTCACGACTGAGCCAGCAGATTCTGCCCCAACACCTAAGGACACTTGGCTAGGAATCCTTGACCTGTCTGAAGAAACACCAAATTTTCCATCTGTCAGTTTCACGACATTTAGTTCTTGA
- the LOC136183847 gene encoding uncharacterized protein isoform X2, with product MGTAGRGFLTLFPCRNDSAQAYCGRRDEWIETGNLYSISYLQNLPCAVSVESLATLQAQQEADIIDDSCLPAESETRKNVFIDYGVQQVIVLCSPYFRAEIQNQQEAYTLLASSENNNNNCNCLKRAAAMWSLGLIDPSEYTYKCKNDFGMLVQSATGENITTNLCNTSSPCISAEWRIEMRWNTSDDLDLIIRDPNNDFCFYANQSDSTICTGNSSAFTWKITTGPNVQSGGEIEYATISLREGVPDSSLQFFVYVHKVDETRLNIPVEVTWFLGGIQLGSVTTEPADSAPTPKDTWLGILDLSEETPNFPSVSFTTFSS from the exons ATGGGAACCGCAGGACGTGGCTTTCTAACACTTTTCCCTTGCAGGAATGACAGTGCACAAGCTTACTGCGGTCGACGCGATGAATGGATAGAAACTGGAAACCTCTACAGCATTTCGTACCT CCAAAACCTGCCGTGTGCGGTGTCTGTTGAGTCTCTGGCTACATTGCAAGCCCAACAAGAAGC GGATATTATTGATGATTCTTGCCTTCCTGCTGAGTCTGAAACGAGGAA GAACGTCTTCATAGACTACGGTGTTCAGCAGGTCATCGTTCT GTGCAGTCCGTATTTCCGTGccgaaattcaaaatcagCAAGAGGCGTACACTCTCTT AGCCAGTTCGGAAAATAACAACAATAACTGCAATTGTCTAAAGAGAGCCGCGGCCATGTGGAGCCTGGGATTAATTGATCCAAGCGAGTACACTTACAAGTGCAAGAACGACTTTGGAATGCTTGTTCAATCAGCTACAGGAGAAAATATTACAACCA ACTTGTGTAACACGAGCTCTCCTTGCATAAGCGCTGAATGGAGAATCGAAATGCGCTGGAATACCAGTGATGATTTGGATCTTATCATTAGAGATCCTAATAATGACTTCTGCTTCTATGCCAATCAAAGTGACTCGACGATTTGCACTGGAAATTCGTCCGCTTTTACGTGGAAAATTACAACAGGGCCAAACGTCCAATCTGGAGGTGAAATTGAATATGCAACAA TTTCACTTCGCGAGGGAGTACCTGATTCCTCGCTGCAATTTTTTGTGTACGTTCACAAGGTGGACGAAACACGTTTGAACATACCTGTTGAAGTCACGTGGTTCCTGGGCGGGATTCAATTGGGAAGTGTCACGACTGAGCCAGCAGATTCTGCCCCAACACCTAAGGACACTTGGCTAGGAATCCTTGACCTGTCTGAAGAAACACCAAATTTTCCATCTGTCAGTTTCACGACATTTAGTTCTTGA
- the LOC136200381 gene encoding cytolytic toxin-alpha-like — translation MADSTAVDISDAPLQRQALGQVFSIGSLYDARQDAFVPGIQVYREIPQGEIAFVPCNEYHADHSSNDSFESKANLLNVDASLRVSIQTGVCSFNLTGSARFLNRKNESNKTASGSVVVRLLTAKESINVYSDQVKKRLVADELVTKLGTHVVVGIHWGANVAVRFSGTAKTEDAARDMRGSLGVEAKIIGLKLSGGASASGSYESTSKSTYDSLQFTIDGDVQPPEKIPQTTAQAFQFLRQVPSLVKNVNNGKGKPIAYDLFPLKRLVKKSGDQEKSVTLFVQSLNKESTHLVQETFEELLRAKRAFHDKLVDVNSLEDILDESVVKAFVSHRDEMRDSEVTFKQNLKTKLVEFRSKEASKRSIVLEILEDFRSSLCSEEKVCKFLVETLTPDVQNSINFYGLLRDKGVDYLKRGASLETELSSRSREVYVLFTDPQLADKDFDRYVKEHYLFFKFLARKGKDASVAFLVIDVSIHRKWLEEPGGKEYPCAVRYLDKVQVSFPDDEDEHSSEGSAEETDDEQSRLREELLNAKDPEEAERMIKETLGAEP, via the exons ATGGCAGACTCTACAGCGGTCGATATCAGCGACGCACCACTTCAGCGTCAGGCACTGGGTCAGGTTTTTTCTATTGGCTCGCTCTACGACGCGCGTCAAGATGCATTCGTTCCAG GAATCCAAGTGTACCGTGAAATCCCACAAGGAGAAATCGCCTTCGTCCCATGCAACGAATACCACGCCGATCACTCTTCCAACGACAGCTTTGAGTCCAAAGCGAATCttctcaacgtcgacgcgagtcTTCGAGTGAGCATTCAAACGGGCGTCTGTTCGTTCAACTTGACGGGTTCGGCGAGATTTCTCAATCGGAAAAACGAGAGCAACAAAACGGCGTCCGGTTCCGTGgtcgttcgtcttctcaCGGCCAAAGAAAGTATCAACGTCTACAGCGACCAAGTCAAAAAGCGGCTCGTCGCGGATGAACTCGTGACGAAACTCGGCACtcatgtcgtcgtcggaattCATTGGGGTGCCAACGTCGCCGTGAGATTTTCCGGCACGGCCAAGACGGAGGATGCGGCGCGTGATATGCGAGGTTCCCTAGGCGTCGAAGCCAAGATTATTGGTCTCAAGTTGAGCGGTggcgcgtcggcgtcgggGTCGTATGAAAGCACTAGCAAAAGTACTTATGATAGTTTGCAGTTTACTATTGATGGAGATGTGCAGCCGCCGGAGAAAATTCCGCAAACCACGGCGCAggcttttcaatttttgcgACAG GTTCCCTCGCTTGTCAAAAACGTGAACAACGGCAAAGGCAAGCCAATAGCTTACGACCTATTTCCTCTCAAGAGACTTGTGAAGAAGAGCGGGGACCAAGAGAAATCCGTCACGTTGTTCGTTCAGAGTCTCAACAAGGAATCGACTCATCTCGTTCAAGAGACGTTCGAAGAACTGTTGCGAGCGAAGCGAGCCTTCCACGAcaagctcgtcgacgtcaattcgcTGGAAGACATTctcgacgaaagcgttgTCAAAGCTTTCGTAAGTCATCGAGATGAAATGAGGGACTCCGAAGTCACTTTCAAGCAGAACCTGAAAACCAAGCTAGTCGAATTCAGATCGAAGGAAGCGTCCAAGAGGAGCATCGTACTTGAAATCTTGGAAGACTTTCGAAGCTCACTGTGctctgaagagaaagtttgcaaatttctcgtcgagacgcTGACGCCGGACGTGCAAAACAGCATCAATTTTTATGGTCTGCTGCGCGACAAAGGCGTCGATTATCTCAAACGAGGTGCCAGCCTTGAAACGGAATTGTCGTCGCGAAGCCGAGAAGTTTACGTTCTTTTTACCGATCCCCAATTGGCCGACAAAGATTTCGATCGCTACGTGAAGGAGCATTACTTGTTCTTCAAGTTTCTGGCGAGGAAGGGTAAAGATGCGTCGGTTGCTTTTCTGGTAATTGACGTCAGCATTCACCGGAAATGGCTTGAGGAGCCGGGGGGTAAAGAATATCCCTGTGCCGTTCGTTATCTCGACAAAGTGCAGGTTTCTTTTCCGGATGATGAGGATGAGCACAGCTCTGAGGGGAGCGCAGAAGAAACTGATGATGAACAGAGTCGCTTGCGTGAGGAGCTGTTAAACGCAAAAGACCCCGAAGAAGCCGAACGTATGATCAAGGAAACACTCGGGGCCGAACCTTAG
- the LOC136183988 gene encoding mitochondrial sodium/calcium exchanger protein-like yields the protein MKTLTPLASLLVISAFLCTAGASEILLTSTDNVSTSACEHLKAKVRANGSQFNTTCHLVLANCTDVPQLANYLAFVTCDLNNLQWLAYIILIFWLLLLMSLLATTADYFFVPPLNLLATKLKLSPSVAGITLLAIGNGAPDVFTAYSALTKASDFPLELSALLGASIFILSIVLGSVILVSEVSKKTIKPMDFYRDIVAYIVVVVTVVVICIDQKIYIYESVVFLGIYFLYIGVVVALSYREQRKEKHRSPSLLSKSRSSTLDSSSVNVSTEAEDEDNLALDGLSWPAEKGVHVKFQYIVEFPFSILRWLTVPPCNEVWDTRRWIFAVLSPAPAGLLILLASKGWDGFVLTVGKDFPLYALILIIGFACSIGILISWQWMRRRSPVGEAFTPHVLLQFLLGLLAFITSIAWMNILAGEVVAVLQSFGVLFNVSLAILGVTVLAIGNSVGDWVADTAVARAGKPSMGISSCFGSPLLNDVLGLGISLTVYTARHYPTPFSFDKHSKSFQTVVFCWITLGCVLLMSLIVFPLTKFAPPRSFSFSLIFVYIVFTVLNVLDVSDVISMNFHF from the exons ATGAAAACGCTCACTCCTCTGGCTTCATTGCTCGTCATTTCTGCCTTTCTGTGCACTGCTGGTGCATCGGAGATCTTGCTAACGTCTACGGACAACGTCTCGACGTCAGCGTGCGAGCATCTGAAAGCGAAGGTCCGCGCAAACGGAAGCCAATTCAATACGACATGTCACCTCGTGCTGGCGAATTGCACAGACGTCCCTCAGCTGGCGAACTACTTAGCCTTTGTCACCTGTGACCTAAACAATCTCCAG TGGCTTGCATATATTATACTGATTTTttggctgctgctgctgatgtCTCTTTTAGCTACAACG gctgACTATTTCTTTGTGCCACCGCTTAATTTGCTTGCTACAAAA cTAAAACTTTCTCCGTCTGTGGCTGGAATTACTCTCCTTGCAATAGGAAATG gtgCACCAGATGTTTTCACGGCTTATTCTGCTCTTACCAAAGCATCTGATTTTCCTCTTGAACTTTC CGCTCTCCTTGGTGCTTctattttcattttgagTATTGTTCTTGG ATCTGTCATTCTCGTTTCAGAAGTATCTAAGAAAACAATCA AACCAATGGACTTTTATCGAGACATTGTAGCATACATTGTTGTGGTGGTAACAGTGGTTGTCATCTGCATTGATCAAAAG ATTTATATATACGAATCGGTTGTTTTTCTGGGAATCTATTTTCTCTACATTGGAGTCGTTGTCGCGTTGAGTTATCGCGAG caaagaaaagaaaaacaccGGTCACCGTCCTTGCTATCCAAGTCAAGAAGTTCCACCTTAGATTCAA GCTCAGTGAACGTCTCTACGGAAGCGGAA GATGAAGATAACCTCGCACTAGATGGACTATCCTGG CCGGCAGAGAAAGGAGTCCACGTCAAATTTCAATATATTGTTGAATTTCCGTTCAGCATCCTTCGTTGGCTGACGGTTCCACCCTGT AATGAAGTATGGGATACAAGGCGATGGATATTTGCCGTTCTTTCGCCAGCACCAGCAGGACTTCTCATTCTCTTAGCGTCTAAAGGCTGGGATGGCTTTGTCCTTACCGTGGGCAAAGACTTTCCACTCTATGCGCTCATTCTAATAATAG GATTCGCATGTTCTATTGGAATCCTCATCTCCTGGCAGTGgatgcgacgacgctcgccaGTGGGAGAGGCTTTCACTCCGCATGTACTTCTTCAATTCCTTCTCGGCCTTCTCGCCTTTATCACGTCCATTGCATGGATGAACATACTGGCCGGTGAAGTCGTTGCCGTTCTTCAGTCGTTCGGCGTTCTCTTCAACGTCAGCTTAG CGATACTCGGCGTCACCGTGCTCGCAATCGGAAATTCCGTTGGTGACTGGGTAGCCGATACGGCGGTCGCCCGAGCCGGAAAACCGTCGATGGGAATTTCGTCCTGTTTCGGCTCTCCTTTGCTCAACGACGTTCTTGGCTTGGGAATCTCTCTAACG gTATATACGGCTAGACATTACCCGACGCCTTTTTCGTTTGACAAGCACAGCAAGAGTTTTCAGACG GTGGTCTTCTGCTGGATTACTCTCGGCTGCGTTCTCCTCATGAGCCTAATTGTCTTTCCACTGACAAAGTTCGCACCGCCACG gtctttttctttttcgctaaTTTTCGTATACATCGTTTTCACGGTTCTGAACGTGCTTGACGTCagcgacgtcatcagcaTGAATTTTCACTTCTGA
- the LOC136183857 gene encoding homeobox protein E30-like — protein MRAEYDDGNEPGKGKQLSEGCDDNVAAADSRSTPQEGNRESESTRRRMNETKSGGDSNDSPSPSTRRRTHFSARQLSVLDGRFCQCPYVSYFERLQLGRDLGITERQVKVWFQNRRTKERRKTAAKGNGRSEAGDRPERFVQSQNADDNESAS, from the exons ATGCGAGCGGaatacgacgacggcaacgaacCTGGGAAAGGAAAACAGTTATCGGAAG GttgcgacgacaacgtcgccgccgccgattcgCGCTCGACGCCGCAGGAAGGAAATCGCGAgagcgaatcgacgcgacgacgaatgaacgagacgaaaagcggcggcgattcgaacgattcgccgtcgccgtcgacgcgacgacgcacgcACTTCAGCGCACGTCAATTGTCCGTGCTCGACGGACGCTTTTGCCAGTGCCCCTACGTCAGCTACTTCGAACGACTCCAATTGGGACGCGATCTCGGCATTACCGAACGCCAGGTCAAAGTCTGGTTTCAAAATCGACGCACGAAAGAGCGACgcaagacggcggcgaaaggGAACGGTCGTTCTGAAGCCGGCGATCGACCGGAACGTTTCGTTCAGTCACaaaacgccgacgacaacgaatcgGCGTCCTGA
- the LOC136183856 gene encoding homeobox protein MSX-1-like, with the protein MSDTTVTTGRLSKHRDRCNGTKSASTEEEDDDIGAGGQRIGFSANGLEDLPPPPPPAPPPPPPPPPLIATTHSRFGPIKSSGRQPRSQFSAYQIDMLSRRFERCRYVSYSERVHMARELSMSEHQVKVWFQNRRTKERRKRENNEVEKAKEILYRTAGCQLEPPSMSMAIPYQCPYSDVIDASTCLHGERRDFSN; encoded by the exons ATGAGCGATACTACCGTGACTACAGGTCGTCTTTCAAAGCACCGTGACCGTTGCAACGGCACGAAGAGTGCATCGACGGAGGAGGAAG ACGACGACATCGGTGCCGGAGGGCAAAGAATCGGATTCAGTGCTAATGGGCTTGAAGATTtgcctcctccgcctccgcctgctcctcctcctcctcctcctcctccaccgcTTATCGCTACGACTCATTCGCGATTTGGCCCGATAAAGTCGTCTGGACGACAGCCTCGATCGCAATTCAGCGCCTATCAGATCGACATGCTGTCGAGACGCTTCGAGCGATGCCGCTACGTAAGCTACTCCGAACGCGTTCACATGGCCCGGGAATTGTCCATGTCCGAGCATCAGGTCAAGGTCTGGTTTCAGAATCGACGCACGAAGGAGAGACGAAAGCGCGAGAATAACGAAGTGGAGAAAGCGAAGGAGATTCTCTATCGAACGGCCGGATGTCAACTCGAACCCCCGTCGATGTCGATGGCGATTCCGTATCAATGCCCGtatagtgacgtcatcgacgccaGCACGTGCTTGCAcggcgaacgacgcgatttctcaaactga
- the LOC136183854 gene encoding telomere length regulation protein TEL2 homolog, which translates to MAAEVLLALKEAKNSLDACERAVKATEILSSLFRTLSDSAEMSAAFRGDFYVDFCDYLLQIAASKPFPDKDQLNMDAFFLKGPPKDALFLLAESLDTKHDRNRTEIALNILERWLDEERLRNLLWNECQTAQSQKQGIRLLSGPTERLVKRIVSLPDLVANRLRVQNRPVFLPKAYFRLLAKSIMNVLVMIADRLRGGSDCSLGFLTSLVGKASIHGHADVIVSYLLPRFDSLTLKDPLWRRLAQRLFTDVPPQTLESLVGCLLGKIEPEKSVLDRLLGDAVCSNEKLRFLFTQKFTVMRSFSKDTVLLNVSNYLSSSERRRKILLEALESTLKVWGDSCALKNTPYDHHLYITKAILAFACHLRETESQKYKDALLRVLMHGVQSHLASPIDRLRRLGMVVGECVGRKLDSSGVELKFEYDVDDEVKLLWSLSKLPDDLNSLYETREGPEEEDSSESEPLIGKGVVVEKVDDNDSDDEDDDLKPYPLPDESKAQKKTPVYLLDLIAGLLARDDNDRVQASLEGAESLIRAGHSNLSDVAAELMKILLHLQDSFYFPQFGMLRHKAMVAAAVMCPHQAVPYLTSEFFNPHYSLTHRIDMLEVISSAARELSDPTSVKKPEEKMSLVALDQDGDIKSWQAIVQKRIESKTKRYHRPMPKPAPVANRFSQVAGLFFYPLMKNYDTPLNTMNLLDQDSFVLGRLVYTLGIVLHSAAHSPSASLMASTLLDFIWTLRFHSERYVQYSLVFALCMVLTSVSPAVLVCNLQSILLESHSWLKTILQSDDDSRIQELSMQAIALLESVLREGINT; encoded by the exons ATGGCGGCTGAAGTGCTTCTCGCGCtgaaagaagcaaaaaatagCCTCGACGCTTGCGAACGAGCTGTGAAGGCTACCGAAATCTTGTCTTCGCTGTTTCGAACGCTGAGCGATAGCGCCGAAATGTCCGCAGCCTTTCGTGGCGACTTTTACGTCGATTTTTGCGACTATCTGCTCCAAATCGCCGCGTCGAAACCATTTCCCGACAAAGATCAACTGAATATGGACGCATTCTTCCTCAAAGGTCCTCCAAAAgacgctctctttctcctcgcgGAATCGCTAGACACGAAACA CGACAGAAATCGAACAGAAATCGCACTAAACATCCTCGAACGATGGCTAGACGAAGAAAGACTGCGCAATTTGCTATGGAACGAATGCCAGACAGCACAGTCTCAGAAACAGGGAATACGTCTTCTAAGCGGACCAACTGAAAGGCTCGTAAAGCGAATCGTATCTCTTCCTGATCTCGTAGCCAATCGATTACGCGTTCAGAATAG ACCCGTGTTTCTACCTAAGGCTTACTTTCGTCTACTAGCAAAGTCAATTATGAACGTTCTTGTCATGATAGCAGATAGGCTTAGAG GTGGGAGTGACTGCTCCTTAGGTTTTCTCACGTCCCTTGTTGGAAAGGCTTCTATTCATGGTCACGCag ATGTCATCGTCAGTTACTTGCTGCCTCGCTTTGACtctttgactctaaaggATCCGCTTTGGCGTCGATTGGCTCAACGACTTTTCACGGATGTGCCACCACAAACGCTCGAGTCGCTCGTGGGATGTCTCCTAGGCAAGATCGAACC GGAGAAGTCGGTATTGGATCGTCTCTTAGGGGACGCTGTTTGCTCAAACGAAAAGCTCCGGTTTCTTTTCACGCAGAAATTTACTGTAATGCGAAGTTTTTCCAAG GATACTGTTCTCTTGAACGTATCTAACTACTTGTCTAGTTCGGAAAGACGCAGAAAAATTCTCCTCGAA GCTCTAGAATCGACTCTCAAAGTGTGGGGCGATTCGTGCGCACTTAAGAACACTCCCTACGATCATCATCTCTACATAACCAAAGCTATACTTGCGTTCGCTTGTCACCTACGCGAAACGGAGTCTCAGAAATACAAGGACG CTCTATTGAGAGTATTGATGCACGGCGTTCAAAGTCACCTAGCGTCTCCTATCGACAGACTGAGACGTCTTGGCATGGTTGTTGGGGAGTGTGTAGGCAGGAAACTCGATTCGAGTGGCGTGGAACTAAAATTTGAG TATGATGTTGACGATGAAGTGAAGCTGCTCTGGTCTCTATCTAAGCTTCCAGACGATTTGAATAG TCTGTATGAGACAAGAGAGGGccctgaagaagaagattcttCTGAATCTGAACCGTTGATAGGAAAAGGTGTGGTGGTGGAAAAGGTCGATGATAATGATAG cgacgacgaagacgacgacctTAAGCCATATCCTTTGCCAGACGAGTCTAAAGCCCAGAAGAAAACTCCTGTGTATCTTCTGGACCTAATTGCAG GTTTGCTTGCACGTGATGACAACGATCGAGTTCAAGCATCTCTGGAGGGAGCCGAAAGTCTGATTCGCGCAGGCCACTCCAATCTTTCAGAT GTTGCAGCTGAACTTATGAAGATTCTGCTTCATTTACAAGATAGTTTCTATTTTCCTCAATTCGGGATGCTAAGGCACAAAGCCATGGTGGCTGCCGCTGTTATGTGTCCTCATCAG GCAGTCCcgtatttgacgtcagagttTTTTAATCCTCACTACAGCCTAACTCATCGAATTGACATGCTGGAG gTTATATCATCCGCCGCGAGAGAGCTGTCTGATCCAACGTCTGTAAAGAAACCGGAGGAAAAAATGTCACTAGTAGCTTTGGATCAGGACGGAGATATTAAAAGTTGGCAGGCAATAGTGCAGAAGAGAATCGAGTCAAAGACGAAACGCTATCACAGG CCTATGCCTAAACCAGCTCCTGTAGCCAATCGGTTTTCGCAGGTCGCCGGTCTCTTCTTCTATCCGTTGATGAAAAATTATGATAC GCCATTGAATACCATGAATCTTCTTGATCAAGACTCGTTTGTATTGGGAAGGCTGGTGTACACACTTGGAATTGTGTTGCATTCAGCAGCTCATAGTCCA TCTGCTTCACTGATGGCCTCTACGCTTCTAGATTTTATATGGACTCTTCGATTCCACTCCGAGAG gTACGTCCAGTATTCATTGGTCTTTGCTCTATGCATGGTGCTGACAAGTGTTAGTCCCGCTGTTCTTGTCTGCAATTTGCAGTCAATTCTACTTGAATCTCACTCTTGGCTTAAAA CTATATtgcaaagcgacgacgactctcgAATACAGGAACTGAGTATGCAGGCAATTGCTCTGCTTGAAAGTGTACTAAGGGAAGGGATAAATACTTAG
- the LOC136183855 gene encoding aminoacyl tRNA synthase complex-interacting multifunctional protein 2-like yields the protein MSTMYSVKPFVQDDVRQELPKGMYHIRNIHGDLSASVNPQGTPKSLSDLESRQNNILNQLGDLKTRVEVLARKLDVKTAASSSSSYQDVVVESSPDNVPKGVLLLLALVAERFACEATCYVHSSVARPVPESLRRWTDRLKASGDRPMRLTWIWKDVPSGPVLKVSQRCVKGEASILRFLARAFRNDLYEEVGPAGASDIDYWIDSASTTLAHGGAKEKASVLKNLNARLGRQDFLAETGKLSIADVAMYAALKGSAAESTAPNNVKKWLKRRSEDELFGRFDL from the exons ATGTCGACTATGTATAGCGTGAAGCCGTTCGTTCAGGACGATGTTAGGCAGGAATTGCCTAAAGGAATGTATCATATTCGAAACATTCATGGAGACCTCTCG GCATCCGTGAACCCTCAAGGGACACCAAAGAGTCTATCTGATCTGGAAAGTCGCCAGAACAACATCCTTAACCAGCTGGGCGACCTGAAAACGCGCGTCGAAGTTCTCGCTCGAAAGCTCGACGTCAAA ACagctgcgtcgtcgtcgtcgtcgtaccaggacgtcgtcgtcgaatcgtccCCCGATAATGTTCCCAAAGGGGTCCTTCTTCTACTCGCACTCGTTGCGGAGCGATTCGCGTGCGAGGCAACTTGCTACGTGCATTCAAGCGTCGCACGACCCGTTCCCgagtcgcttcgtcgttggACAGATCGCCTGAAAGCGTCTGGCGATCGTCCCATGAGACTTACTTGGATATGGAAAGACG TGCCTTCTGGTCCAGTCTTGAAGGTATCCCAGCGCTGCGTCAAAGGCGAGGCGTCTATCTTGCGCTTTCTAGCGCGGGCCTTTCGAAACGATCTGTATGAAGAAGTCGGTCCGGCTGGAGCGAGTGACATCGATTATTGGAtcgattcggcgtcgacgactctTGCGCACGGCGGAGCGAAAGAGAAGGCGTCCGTGCTGAAGAATCTCAATGCTCGTCTCGGCCGACAGGATTTTCTCGCCGAGACTGGAAAATTGAGCATTGCTGACGTGGCAATGTACGCCGCGCTCAAAGGATCAGCTGCAGAGTCGACGGCACCGAATAACGTGAAAAAGTGGCTCAAGAGGCGGAGTGAAGACGAACTGTTTGGTCGTTTCGATCTCTGA